In one window of Candidatus Zixiibacteriota bacterium DNA:
- a CDS encoding ABC transporter substrate-binding protein, with translation MARKIRVYYRAPSHVPLWKVMEEGGFLEKHGLAMELGSLEGQRRRAAEGLKAGDLDIVSGNHHNLYARKARHGDPYVHLAQTNNRWRENFLVARDGIDGLQDLRGKRVAMDDYDGHTGLNVWLYLKRAGLEEGRDVELVTDPVKGVERARGVAEGKYDATFIRAVERLRVLRSGARVMEVPPMAMIEGVTLTTTTTYVKSHEEEVRALILALIDAIHFFKTRRAETLEIVKRHCGRMLRIENDEEWDCFYETQAATLEPAPYPSFEAIQNVFALAVKRDPEIKDFNPLILWDLHYLREIDDSGYIDRLYRRENREEETRTER, from the coding sequence ATGGCCAGGAAGATCAGGGTTTACTACAGAGCGCCGAGCCATGTGCCGCTCTGGAAGGTCATGGAGGAAGGCGGCTTTCTCGAGAAGCACGGATTGGCGATGGAGCTCGGCTCCCTCGAAGGACAGCGCAGGCGGGCAGCGGAGGGTCTCAAGGCGGGAGACCTCGACATCGTTTCCGGTAACCATCACAACCTCTACGCCCGCAAGGCGCGCCACGGCGACCCATACGTCCATCTCGCTCAGACCAACAACCGCTGGCGGGAAAACTTTCTCGTCGCGCGCGACGGGATTGACGGCCTTCAGGACCTCAGGGGCAAGAGGGTGGCGATGGATGATTACGACGGCCATACCGGGCTCAACGTCTGGCTCTACCTCAAGCGGGCCGGGCTCGAGGAAGGTCGGGACGTAGAGCTGGTCACGGATCCGGTGAAGGGCGTCGAGCGGGCGCGCGGAGTCGCGGAGGGCAAGTACGACGCGACGTTCATCCGGGCGGTGGAGCGCCTGCGGGTGCTTCGCTCGGGCGCACGGGTGATGGAAGTGCCGCCGATGGCGATGATCGAAGGCGTCACGCTCACGACGACCACGACCTACGTGAAGAGCCACGAGGAGGAGGTCCGCGCGTTGATTCTGGCGCTGATCGACGCCATCCATTTCTTCAAGACCCGCAGGGCGGAGACGCTGGAGATCGTCAAACGGCATTGCGGCCGGATGCTCCGGATCGAGAACGACGAAGAGTGGGACTGCTTCTACGAAACCCAGGCCGCAACCCTGGAGCCGGCGCCGTACCCGTCGTTCGAAGCGATTCAGAACGTCTTTGCCCTGGCGGTGAAGCGCGATCCGGAGATCAAGGACTTCAACCCGCTGATCCTGTGGGATCTGCACTATCTCCGGGAGATCGACGACAGCGGCTATATCGACCGGCTCTACCGCCGAGAAAATCGAGAAGAGGAGACCAGAACGGAGCGATGA
- a CDS encoding extracellular solute-binding protein, which translates to MGRTRAFLWLVGCCLAPALAQPWAAEKEWQEAIAGAKKEGKVVVAGSPDPVMRNEVIPRFSARFGIPVEFIAGRSSQIAARVQAERSAGIYSVDVYLSGPDTTAVTLYGGKLIDPVGPLLVMPEVADGSKWKTGKVWLVDPEQKFVVRPFSSVATLLFINTDHVKPEEMRSVKDLLNPKWRGKISVEDPTTTGAGANAAARFYSELGEEFVKSFYIDQKPVRTRDRRQMTDWLARGTQPVCLNCREDDVRPLIKDGLRALEVFELSGMRPTVNGSPWLLTVANRAPHPRAAQVFANWMLSREGLEIYARGYGSATLRTDVDESFLKPENIPKPGVKYFDDTEWKWVVTGRREHRTKVWKLLKGR; encoded by the coding sequence ATGGGGAGAACACGGGCGTTCCTTTGGCTGGTCGGCTGCTGCTTGGCGCCGGCTCTTGCCCAGCCTTGGGCGGCAGAAAAGGAATGGCAGGAGGCGATCGCCGGGGCAAAGAAGGAAGGAAAAGTGGTCGTTGCGGGATCTCCGGACCCCGTGATGCGTAACGAGGTCATCCCCAGGTTCTCGGCGCGCTTCGGGATTCCGGTGGAATTCATCGCCGGTCGTTCGAGCCAGATTGCGGCGCGCGTGCAGGCCGAGCGGTCGGCGGGGATCTACAGCGTCGACGTCTATCTATCGGGACCAGATACGACCGCGGTGACGCTGTACGGGGGAAAGCTGATCGATCCGGTTGGGCCGCTGCTTGTCATGCCGGAAGTGGCGGACGGTTCGAAATGGAAAACCGGAAAGGTGTGGCTGGTCGACCCGGAACAGAAGTTCGTGGTGCGTCCGTTCAGCAGCGTGGCGACGTTGCTTTTCATCAACACCGATCACGTGAAGCCGGAGGAGATGCGCTCGGTCAAGGATCTGCTCAACCCGAAGTGGCGCGGGAAGATTTCGGTCGAGGATCCCACGACGACGGGGGCGGGCGCGAACGCGGCGGCGCGTTTCTACAGCGAGCTCGGCGAGGAGTTCGTGAAGAGCTTCTACATCGATCAGAAGCCGGTCCGCACGCGGGATCGGCGCCAGATGACGGACTGGCTCGCTCGCGGGACGCAGCCGGTCTGCCTCAACTGCCGGGAAGACGACGTACGGCCGCTGATCAAGGACGGCTTGAGAGCGCTCGAGGTTTTCGAGCTTTCGGGGATGAGGCCCACGGTCAACGGCTCACCCTGGTTGCTGACGGTGGCGAACCGGGCGCCGCACCCTAGGGCGGCGCAGGTATTTGCAAACTGGATGCTTTCGCGAGAGGGCCTGGAGATTTACGCCCGCGGTTACGGTTCCGCGACGCTCCGGACCGATGTCGACGAATCCTTCCTCAAGCCCGAGAACATTCCGAAGCCCGGGGTCAAGTATTTCGACGACACCGAGTGGAAATGGGTGGTGACTGGCCGCCGGGAGCACCGCACGAAAGTGTGGAAGCTGTTGAAAGGGCGCTGA
- a CDS encoding ABC transporter permease subunit, whose product MISGVRLLSAPHFRIRPVRLAEIVMLAFLAVAMGLPLLYLLAGSFRLTPPGEPAAYALDNWARAFSDEGMLGALWMSFLLSTARLIPAMILSVLIAWLIARTDMPGGKAIEAFCWFAYFIPDFPLVLAWILLLDPNFGFLNGLARALPFVDGPIFNPYSFWGIVWVHTSTGGVWFKVMLLTPVFRRLGASLEEAARVSGAGPAAMLRRVTLPVLAPMILAVSVLSFIRGLQSFNTELLLGTPAGIFVYSTRIYDYLQDEPRAYGEATALGSVFLLILALLLAGYWRFLSGTRRFAVVSGQGYSTLRVRLGTWRYAALAACLLYVGVMMILPLCFLVLGSFMRRYGFFQIDSPFTMAHWRGLLGDPVFWLALKNSLVIGAVTAAGGILLYSTVAYLVVSRRTVAGPVLEALCWVPHVLPGILLGLGLLWLFLVTPLRSVLYGTVWGIALALILSDSPVTTQAFKAGLIQLGADLEEAARVSGASWLYTYRRILLPLVAPIAGAVGLMNFGSALTSIGIPVLLYSHPSRPLAILLLEYSFAGELERAAALGLLITLLIGVMMIAGRRLGLQLSGAD is encoded by the coding sequence ATGATTTCCGGTGTTCGGCTCCTCTCCGCGCCGCACTTTCGCATCCGGCCCGTTCGGCTGGCCGAAATCGTCATGCTGGCGTTCCTGGCGGTGGCGATGGGATTGCCGCTGCTCTACCTTCTCGCCGGCAGCTTCCGGCTCACGCCGCCGGGGGAGCCCGCGGCTTACGCGCTCGATAACTGGGCACGGGCCTTCAGCGACGAGGGAATGCTCGGCGCGCTGTGGATGAGCTTTCTCCTGTCCACCGCGCGCTTGATCCCGGCAATGATCCTGTCGGTGCTGATCGCCTGGCTGATCGCACGCACCGATATGCCCGGAGGCAAGGCGATCGAGGCGTTCTGCTGGTTCGCCTACTTCATCCCCGATTTTCCCCTCGTCCTCGCCTGGATTCTCCTGCTCGACCCGAATTTCGGTTTCCTGAACGGCCTTGCCCGAGCGCTGCCGTTCGTCGACGGGCCGATCTTCAACCCGTACAGCTTCTGGGGAATCGTCTGGGTCCACACCTCGACCGGAGGCGTCTGGTTCAAGGTGATGCTTCTGACTCCGGTGTTCCGCCGGCTCGGCGCCTCGCTGGAAGAGGCGGCACGAGTATCGGGAGCCGGGCCGGCGGCGATGCTCCGGCGCGTGACTTTGCCCGTACTGGCGCCCATGATTCTCGCCGTCTCGGTACTGAGCTTCATCCGCGGCCTCCAGTCGTTCAACACGGAGCTTCTCCTGGGGACGCCGGCCGGCATCTTCGTCTATTCCACCCGCATCTATGATTACCTGCAGGACGAGCCACGCGCCTACGGCGAGGCAACGGCGCTGGGATCGGTTTTCCTCCTGATCCTGGCGCTGCTCCTGGCTGGCTACTGGCGCTTTCTGAGCGGCACGAGACGGTTTGCGGTCGTGAGCGGCCAGGGGTACTCGACGTTACGCGTCAGACTGGGGACGTGGCGCTACGCGGCTCTGGCCGCCTGTCTGCTTTACGTCGGCGTGATGATGATCTTGCCCCTGTGCTTTCTCGTTCTGGGCTCGTTCATGCGGCGTTACGGCTTCTTTCAGATCGATTCGCCCTTCACCATGGCGCACTGGCGCGGCCTGCTGGGTGATCCGGTTTTCTGGCTGGCGTTGAAGAACAGCCTCGTGATCGGCGCGGTCACGGCCGCAGGCGGCATCCTCCTCTACTCCACGGTGGCGTATCTGGTGGTGTCGCGTCGAACCGTTGCGGGACCCGTGCTCGAGGCGCTTTGCTGGGTGCCGCACGTTCTACCCGGCATCCTGCTCGGCCTCGGGCTGCTCTGGCTTTTTCTCGTCACGCCGCTGCGCAGCGTGCTCTACGGAACCGTATGGGGGATCGCCCTCGCCTTGATCCTAAGCGACAGCCCGGTGACCACGCAGGCGTTCAAGGCCGGTCTCATCCAGCTCGGCGCCGACCTCGAAGAGGCCGCGCGCGTCAGCGGGGCTTCCTGGCTCTACACCTACCGTCGAATCCTTTTGCCGCTGGTCGCCCCGATTGCCGGCGCCGTCGGCCTGATGAACTTCGGCAGCGCCTTGACCAGCATCGGCATTCCCGTGCTACTGTACAGCCACCCGTCGCGGCCGCTGGCGATTCTGCTCCTGGAGTACAGTTTCGCCGGTGAGCTGGAACGGGCGGCGGCACTGGGTCTGCTGATCACGTTGCTCATAGGCGTAATGATGATAGCCGGGCGGCGCCTGGGACTGCAGCTCTCGGGGGCCGATTAG
- a CDS encoding ABC transporter ATP-binding protein — translation MAPPVLEFRNVTKRFGSVQAVDRMSFTVGPGEFFTLLGPSGCGKTTTLRLVAGLEEPDGGEILLGGRTVAAPERGLFTPPEKRQLGMVFQSYAVWPHLTVFENVAFPLRVRRQPAATIRRRVEEALESVGLAGLAERGATALSGGQQQRVALARALVYAPAILLLDEPLSNLDARLREQMRREIRDLQRRLDLAVLYVTHDQAEAMTLSDRIAVVRQGRFEQIGTPAELYEAPATTFVAEFLGRTIILEGMLVKEAGTCWFELANGGGRVAVGNGKGDGLRAGQAVRLLARPEDVEVRPPGGPADDGIPAVVDDATYLGDRFEYRVNASGSVFVLPAPKRRRYFTGSEIRLRFDPASVHLRPL, via the coding sequence TGAGTTCTTTACTCTGCTGGGACCCTCGGGCTGCGGCAAGACCACGACGCTGAGGCTCGTTGCCGGCCTCGAGGAGCCCGACGGCGGCGAAATCCTCCTTGGAGGCAGGACGGTGGCGGCACCCGAGCGCGGGCTCTTCACTCCTCCCGAGAAGCGGCAGCTGGGAATGGTCTTTCAGTCCTACGCGGTCTGGCCGCATCTCACCGTGTTCGAAAACGTCGCGTTTCCCTTGCGCGTGCGACGCCAGCCGGCCGCGACCATCCGCCGCCGCGTGGAGGAGGCGCTGGAGAGCGTCGGGCTGGCTGGCCTGGCGGAACGGGGCGCGACGGCTCTTTCGGGAGGGCAGCAGCAAAGGGTCGCGCTGGCGCGCGCCCTGGTATATGCTCCCGCGATCCTGCTGCTCGACGAGCCTCTCTCCAACCTCGATGCCAGGCTGCGCGAGCAGATGCGGCGTGAGATTCGAGACCTGCAGCGACGGCTGGACCTCGCGGTGCTCTACGTGACGCACGATCAGGCCGAGGCGATGACCCTGTCGGACCGCATCGCCGTGGTGCGCCAAGGTCGCTTCGAGCAGATTGGGACCCCGGCCGAGCTTTACGAGGCGCCCGCAACGACCTTCGTCGCCGAGTTCCTGGGGCGGACCATCATCCTGGAAGGAATGCTGGTCAAGGAAGCGGGGACCTGCTGGTTCGAGCTTGCAAACGGCGGCGGCCGCGTGGCGGTGGGGAACGGCAAGGGCGATGGTCTCCGGGCGGGCCAGGCGGTGCGGCTCCTGGCGCGCCCCGAGGACGTGGAGGTACGTCCCCCCGGCGGGCCTGCCGACGACGGGATTCCCGCGGTGGTGGACGACGCGACCTATCTCGGCGACCGTTTCGAGTATCGCGTCAATGCTTCCGGCTCCGTATTCGTGCTTCCGGCGCCGAAGCGGCGGCGCTATTTCACGGGATCGGAAATCCGCCTGCGGTTCGATCCTGCCTCGGTGCATTTGCGGCCGCTCTGA